A single Sporolituus thermophilus DSM 23256 DNA region contains:
- a CDS encoding 3-methyl-2-oxobutanoate dehydrogenase subunit VorB has protein sequence MAEKVLMKGNEAIGEAAIVAGCRHYFGYPITPQTELTEYMAKRMPQVGGVFLQAESEIAAINMVYGAAGAGARVMTSSSSPGISLKQEGISYIAGAELPCVIVNIMRGGPGLGGIQPGQADYFQATKGGGHGDYRNIVLAPNSVQELVDITVLAFDLADQYRNPVMILGDGALGQMMEPVEFNTSQASPVEKPWAATGMKGGRKDPNIINSLHLQPDELEKHNTHLQKKYQTIRDKEPRYEELYTDDAELVLVAYGITSRIARSAMEKARAAGMKVGMLRPITLWPFPDLPFNLLAQKAHAFLTIELSAGQMVEDVRLAVNGAKPVYFYGRTGGMMPSPKAVYEQIVNIMSGKGGK, from the coding sequence GTGGCAGAAAAAGTCTTGATGAAAGGCAATGAAGCCATTGGTGAAGCGGCTATCGTTGCTGGGTGTCGCCATTATTTTGGCTACCCTATAACCCCGCAGACAGAATTGACAGAGTACATGGCTAAGCGGATGCCTCAGGTCGGCGGGGTTTTTTTGCAGGCCGAAAGTGAAATTGCCGCCATTAACATGGTTTATGGCGCTGCCGGTGCAGGCGCCCGAGTGATGACTTCCTCGTCCAGTCCGGGTATTAGTCTAAAACAGGAAGGCATTTCTTATATTGCCGGCGCCGAACTGCCTTGTGTGATTGTTAACATTATGCGCGGCGGTCCCGGTCTTGGCGGAATTCAACCAGGTCAGGCCGATTATTTTCAGGCAACCAAAGGCGGCGGACATGGCGATTATCGTAATATCGTCCTGGCTCCCAATTCTGTCCAGGAACTAGTAGATATCACTGTTCTCGCGTTTGATTTAGCCGATCAATACCGCAATCCTGTTATGATTCTTGGTGACGGAGCTTTGGGGCAAATGATGGAGCCGGTTGAATTCAATACCAGTCAAGCGTCACCTGTTGAAAAACCATGGGCAGCGACAGGTATGAAAGGCGGGCGGAAAGACCCTAATATTATTAATTCTCTTCACCTCCAGCCGGATGAATTAGAAAAGCATAATACTCACCTGCAGAAAAAGTATCAGACCATTCGCGACAAGGAACCTCGTTATGAAGAACTCTATACTGACGACGCCGAACTTGTCTTGGTAGCTTATGGCATTACTTCGCGCATAGCCAGGTCAGCTATGGAGAAAGCACGGGCGGCAGGTATGAAAGTCGGCATGCTACGTCCTATTACATTATGGCCGTTCCCCGATCTTCCTTTTAACCTCCTTGCCCAAAAAGCTCATGCGTTTTTGACGATTGAGCTAAGTGCCGGCCAGATGGTTGAAGATGTCAGATTAGCCGTAAACGGCGCCAAGCCTGTCTACTTCTACGGGCGAACGGGCGGCATGATGCCAAGCCCGAAAGCGGTTTACGAACAAATCGTCAATATCATGAGTGGTAAGGGAGGCAAGTAA
- a CDS encoding 4Fe-4S binding protein: MPKPVFNEERCKGCELCTRACPKKIVVIADRFNSKGYRPATVTDPSKCIGCALCAKTCPDVAIEIHK; this comes from the coding sequence ATGCCAAAACCGGTATTTAATGAAGAAAGGTGCAAGGGATGTGAATTGTGCACAAGAGCTTGTCCTAAAAAAATAGTCGTAATAGCTGACCGTTTTAATAGTAAAGGCTATCGTCCCGCTACCGTGACAGATCCTTCGAAATGCATCGGCTGTGCTCTCTGTGCGAAAACTTGTCCTGACGTGGCTATTGAAATCCATAAATAA
- a CDS encoding IclR family transcriptional regulator: MLQKASPYIVASVDRALELLLILGRYPHAMGVTELSKILGVQKSTVHSLLQTMLARGFVQQTDNGRYSLGMRLIHLGEICAERLDIRTAARPIMVELANETKEIVLLAVLARDELVIVDKVEPQRPFLIIPKFDFSMAIHSTAVGKILLAHAPEEIYEAILLRGIERFTQFTLTDHESLRRELMKVREQGYAIGCNETIEGITCIAVPIYNAGGKVAAALSISSASSMLGVDRYEAIIEILKEKAKLISRRLGCTC, from the coding sequence TTGCTGCAAAAGGCATCGCCCTATATAGTCGCTTCTGTCGATCGAGCCCTTGAACTATTACTTATTCTTGGTCGGTATCCCCATGCGATGGGGGTGACTGAGCTTAGCAAAATATTAGGCGTACAAAAAAGTACTGTTCACAGTCTATTACAAACTATGTTGGCTCGTGGTTTTGTGCAACAGACCGATAATGGCCGTTATTCTCTGGGAATGCGACTTATTCATCTGGGGGAAATTTGTGCAGAAAGACTCGATATTCGTACTGCCGCCCGCCCGATCATGGTTGAACTGGCAAATGAAACAAAAGAAATTGTTCTACTGGCTGTTTTAGCTCGTGACGAGCTAGTTATCGTCGATAAAGTAGAACCGCAACGTCCTTTTCTTATTATTCCCAAATTCGATTTTAGTATGGCCATTCATAGTACCGCTGTTGGCAAAATCCTGCTGGCCCATGCACCTGAGGAAATCTACGAAGCAATTTTGTTACGTGGTATTGAACGCTTTACCCAATTTACACTTACCGACCATGAATCACTACGCCGTGAACTTATGAAAGTACGCGAACAAGGTTATGCCATTGGTTGCAATGAAACGATCGAAGGTATCACCTGTATTGCTGTACCCATCTATAATGCCGGCGGAAAAGTAGCCGCCGCCTTGTCAATATCCAGCGCCAGTTCTATGCTTGGCGTGGATAGATATGAAGCAATAATAGAAATACTAAAAGAAAAGGCTAAACTTATTTCCCGACGTTTGGGATGTACTTGCTGA
- a CDS encoding DUF4264 family protein produces MNEELGVKGKLEIVASKTFAANAVLVDVVDFLNKSLKKDGYIFGVSKSGEKMTIVIYEAE; encoded by the coding sequence TTGAATGAAGAACTTGGTGTCAAAGGAAAGCTCGAAATTGTCGCCAGCAAAACCTTTGCCGCGAACGCCGTTTTAGTAGATGTTGTCGACTTTTTGAACAAGTCGTTAAAGAAGGACGGGTATATTTTTGGCGTCAGTAAATCGGGTGAAAAAATGACAATTGTAATTTACGAAGCCGAGTAA
- the pduL gene encoding phosphate propanoyltransferase: MSNFKIPVGVSGRHVHVTREHLDILYGKGYQLRPMKELSQPGQYAAHETVDLVTEKGTFKNVRILGPERKKSQVEVALTDAIKLGINPPVRDSGDLTGSPGVTLVGPQGSVKLEEGVIIAWRHIHMTPADAEKFGLKDKDFVRVRSGGDRAVVFENVLVRVHEEFKLEMHIDTDEGNAAMLKTGDLVEILK, translated from the coding sequence ATGTCCAATTTTAAAATTCCCGTCGGCGTATCGGGCCGTCATGTTCATGTTACCCGCGAACATTTAGACATTCTTTACGGCAAAGGGTATCAATTGCGGCCCATGAAAGAACTGTCTCAACCCGGACAATATGCTGCTCACGAGACGGTAGATCTGGTAACGGAAAAAGGTACCTTTAAAAATGTTCGCATCTTGGGGCCGGAGCGCAAAAAGTCGCAGGTCGAAGTTGCTCTTACCGACGCCATAAAACTAGGCATTAATCCTCCGGTACGCGACTCGGGCGACTTAACGGGTTCACCCGGTGTTACTCTTGTTGGCCCTCAGGGATCCGTAAAGCTGGAAGAAGGGGTAATTATCGCGTGGCGCCATATCCACATGACGCCCGCAGACGCTGAAAAGTTTGGTCTTAAAGATAAAGATTTCGTTCGCGTCCGCAGCGGCGGCGACCGGGCGGTTGTTTTCGAAAACGTTCTTGTTCGTGTCCATGAAGAATTTAAGCTCGAAATGCATATTGACACCGATGAAGGCAACGCTGCTATGCTCAAAACGGGAGATCTGGTCGAAATCCTAAAGTAA
- a CDS encoding ASCH domain-containing protein, producing the protein MRALNFYSSNYHSQLVCRRKSCTIRLGDKTHKYAEGDIVWVTVGKRFAQKKKIYTAVIDRVLVKPIAQLTIEDLQGENPDFASVDDLLVFLQSIYEKTLTPADIVTVIYFSEIIE; encoded by the coding sequence ATGCGGGCACTTAACTTTTATTCCTCGAATTATCATAGTCAGCTGGTCTGCCGGCGTAAAAGCTGTACCATTCGCTTAGGAGACAAAACCCATAAATACGCAGAAGGAGACATAGTCTGGGTTACAGTCGGCAAACGGTTTGCTCAAAAAAAGAAAATATATACGGCGGTCATCGATAGAGTGCTGGTTAAACCTATCGCCCAACTAACAATTGAGGATCTACAAGGGGAAAACCCGGATTTTGCCTCTGTGGATGACCTCTTGGTCTTTTTGCAGTCAATTTATGAAAAAACGCTAACCCCTGCTGATATAGTAACCGTCATTTACTTTTCGGAAATAATCGAGTAG
- a CDS encoding LL-diaminopimelate aminotransferase yields MVEQAERMRGLTSAIFSQVDELRQKETAAGRDVITLSIGSPDLPPASHIIAALQEAVLNPRNYGYTLTRGLPELLQAIAAWYQTKFNVSLDPSTEVHSLIGSQEGLAHISLCLVNPGDIVLVPDPGYPIYSAGPLTAGAQLHYMPLKPENQYLPDLTSIDESILRRTKLMIINYPNNPLAATATRDFFCQAVELAKRYGFVICHDFAYSELVFDGYKPDSFLSVPGAKEVGVEFHSLSKTYNMAGCRIGFVVGNSQVIGLLGRLKSNFDYGVFYPIQKAAIAALTGPQDCTIATAACYQRRRDIIVDGFTAIGWPVERPKASMYVWAPVPTRQSSFDFTIDLLKNTGVAVIPGVAFGQYGEGYVRLALVQPEDRLVEAVERIKKWLG; encoded by the coding sequence ATGGTTGAGCAGGCAGAGCGCATGCGGGGATTGACGTCGGCCATTTTCAGCCAGGTTGACGAATTGCGCCAAAAAGAGACGGCTGCCGGTCGCGACGTTATTACTCTTAGTATCGGTAGTCCAGATTTGCCCCCGGCGTCTCACATAATCGCCGCTTTGCAAGAGGCAGTCCTTAACCCGCGCAATTACGGATATACTCTGACTAGAGGACTGCCCGAATTGTTACAGGCCATTGCCGCATGGTATCAAACCAAATTTAACGTTTCTCTGGACCCGTCAACAGAAGTCCACTCTCTCATTGGTTCCCAAGAAGGTCTGGCGCACATATCCTTATGCCTGGTCAATCCGGGAGATATTGTCCTGGTTCCTGACCCAGGCTATCCCATCTATAGTGCCGGACCTTTAACGGCCGGCGCTCAGCTGCACTATATGCCGCTCAAACCGGAAAATCAGTACCTGCCGGATTTAACGTCTATCGATGAGTCCATTTTGCGACGCACAAAGTTGATGATTATTAATTATCCTAATAACCCGCTGGCTGCGACGGCGACGCGCGACTTTTTCTGTCAGGCGGTCGAACTTGCTAAACGTTACGGTTTTGTTATTTGCCATGACTTTGCCTACAGCGAACTGGTTTTTGACGGCTATAAGCCGGATAGCTTTTTAAGTGTGCCTGGCGCTAAAGAAGTAGGTGTTGAGTTTCATTCTTTGTCCAAAACCTATAACATGGCTGGATGCCGTATCGGTTTTGTTGTGGGCAATTCTCAAGTTATCGGCCTATTAGGGCGCCTAAAGTCAAATTTTGACTATGGCGTTTTCTACCCTATTCAAAAAGCAGCCATAGCGGCTCTGACCGGTCCGCAAGATTGCACTATAGCTACGGCTGCATGCTATCAGCGGCGGCGCGATATAATTGTAGACGGCTTTACGGCAATAGGCTGGCCGGTTGAGCGGCCCAAAGCCTCCATGTACGTCTGGGCGCCTGTACCTACCCGGCAATCCTCATTCGATTTTACCATTGATTTGCTCAAAAATACTGGCGTTGCCGTTATTCCCGGCGTTGCCTTTGGGCAATACGGTGAGGGTTATGTCCGCTTAGCGCTGGTGCAGCCGGAAGACCGTTTGGTTGAAGCTGTGGAGCGCATCAAAAAGTGGCTAGGTTGA
- the gltA gene encoding NADPH-dependent glutamate synthase has protein sequence MPEQQPEIRRRNFDEVALGYDDTTAKAEASRCLQCKTAPCRQGCPVGINIPAFIKHIREGDFTAAIDEIKTKNNLPAICGRVCPQEDQCEKFCVVGKKGEPVGIGRLERFAADYARARGRKQKVILPPEPLGKVAIIGAGPAGLSAAGDLARMGYKVTVFEALHAPGGVLMYGIPEFRLPKEIVRQEIEELKELGVEIVVNAVIGKTFTIDELLTEEGFDAVFIGTGAGLPHFMDIPGENLNGVYSANEFLTRVNLMKAYKFPEAGTPVHAGKRVAVVGAGNVAMDAARTALRLGAENVYIVYRRSEEEMPARAEEIEHAKEEGVEFRLLTNPVRIIGDERGWVKGLECIRMELGEPDESGRRKPVPIANSNFVLDVDTVIMAIGQGPNPLVQQTTPGLAVNKRGNITTDETGRTSKEGVFAGGDIVTGAATVIQAMGAGKKAAAAIHEYVQNKRKGARNSQ, from the coding sequence ATGCCGGAGCAGCAGCCGGAAATCCGGCGCCGCAATTTTGACGAAGTGGCACTTGGTTATGATGATACTACCGCCAAGGCCGAGGCCAGCCGTTGTCTGCAATGCAAGACAGCACCTTGTCGGCAGGGTTGTCCGGTCGGCATTAATATCCCTGCTTTTATTAAGCATATTCGGGAAGGCGACTTTACTGCGGCGATTGACGAAATCAAGACCAAGAATAACCTGCCTGCCATTTGTGGTAGGGTATGCCCGCAGGAAGACCAGTGCGAAAAATTCTGCGTAGTGGGTAAAAAAGGCGAGCCGGTAGGCATCGGCCGCCTGGAACGGTTTGCCGCCGACTATGCCCGCGCCCGCGGACGCAAACAAAAGGTAATTTTGCCGCCGGAGCCACTTGGCAAAGTAGCCATTATTGGCGCCGGACCGGCGGGATTATCGGCTGCAGGGGACCTTGCCCGCATGGGCTACAAAGTTACGGTCTTTGAAGCGCTTCACGCCCCAGGCGGTGTGCTGATGTATGGTATCCCTGAATTCAGGTTGCCTAAGGAAATTGTACGCCAGGAAATCGAAGAATTGAAAGAATTAGGTGTGGAAATCGTTGTCAACGCTGTTATCGGTAAGACTTTTACCATCGACGAACTCCTCACCGAAGAAGGATTTGACGCTGTCTTTATCGGTACCGGGGCGGGACTGCCGCACTTCATGGATATACCGGGGGAAAATCTCAACGGGGTATATTCAGCTAATGAATTTTTGACCCGGGTAAATTTAATGAAGGCTTATAAATTTCCCGAAGCAGGCACGCCTGTTCATGCTGGAAAACGGGTAGCCGTTGTCGGCGCTGGCAATGTTGCCATGGACGCCGCCCGAACCGCATTGCGCCTCGGTGCTGAAAATGTTTATATTGTGTACCGCCGCTCAGAGGAAGAAATGCCTGCCCGAGCGGAGGAGATCGAACATGCGAAGGAAGAAGGCGTAGAATTTAGGCTACTGACCAATCCGGTGCGTATCATTGGCGACGAACGGGGTTGGGTGAAAGGATTGGAATGTATCCGCATGGAGCTCGGCGAACCTGATGAATCGGGGCGGCGAAAACCTGTTCCGATCGCAAACTCCAATTTTGTACTCGATGTCGATACCGTCATCATGGCCATCGGCCAGGGGCCCAATCCTTTAGTCCAACAAACTACTCCCGGCCTGGCCGTAAATAAGCGGGGCAACATAACTACGGACGAAACCGGCCGGACATCGAAAGAAGGAGTTTTTGCCGGTGGCGACATCGTTACCGGTGCCGCCACGGTTATTCAGGCGATGGGAGCCGGCAAAAAGGCAGCGGCTGCTATCCACGAGTACGTGCAAAATAAACGTAAAGGCGCAAGGAATTCGCAGTAA
- a CDS encoding sulfide/dihydroorotate dehydrogenase-like FAD/NAD-binding protein — MFTILKKQELAPSVKLFVVQAPLIARKCQPGQFVILRIDENGERIPLTIADFDRAAGTITLIFQEVGHTTRQLGRLSAGDALLDLAGPLGKATHIEKFGTVVCVGGGIGVAPVYPIARAYKEAGNKVISIIGARNADLLILEQEMAAISDVLYITTDDGSKGRKGLVIDPLKEMLAAGEKIDLVMAIGPVIMMKSVAEVTRPYGVHTIVSLNPIMVDGTGMCGGCRVSVGNKNKFACVDGPEFNAHEVDFDGLMARQKMYHSYERREHRCGGDCSCHR, encoded by the coding sequence TTGTTTACGATTTTAAAAAAGCAGGAACTGGCGCCGAGCGTGAAGTTATTCGTTGTGCAGGCGCCGCTTATTGCCCGCAAGTGCCAGCCGGGCCAGTTTGTCATTTTGCGGATTGATGAAAATGGCGAACGTATTCCACTCACCATCGCCGACTTCGACCGTGCCGCAGGTACAATCACCTTAATTTTTCAAGAGGTGGGGCATACGACGCGGCAACTTGGCCGCTTGTCAGCAGGCGACGCACTACTCGATCTAGCAGGGCCTCTTGGCAAGGCTACCCACATTGAAAAATTTGGTACGGTGGTTTGTGTCGGCGGCGGAATTGGTGTCGCGCCGGTGTATCCCATTGCCCGCGCTTACAAAGAAGCAGGTAATAAAGTAATTTCGATTATCGGGGCTCGCAATGCGGATTTACTTATTCTCGAACAAGAAATGGCCGCTATAAGCGATGTACTTTACATTACTACTGATGACGGGTCAAAAGGCCGAAAAGGTTTGGTAATTGACCCCTTAAAGGAGATGCTTGCCGCCGGCGAAAAGATTGACCTTGTTATGGCGATCGGTCCGGTAATCATGATGAAAAGTGTAGCTGAGGTAACGCGTCCGTACGGGGTTCATACTATTGTCAGCCTTAACCCGATTATGGTGGACGGTACTGGCATGTGCGGCGGTTGCCGTGTAAGCGTTGGCAACAAAAACAAGTTTGCCTGCGTTGATGGTCCTGAATTTAATGCCCATGAAGTGGATTTTGACGGTTTAATGGCCCGCCAGAAAATGTATCATAGCTATGAGCGCCGGGAACATCGTTGCGGAGGTGATTGTTCGTGTCATCGATAA
- a CDS encoding amidohydrolase gives MAKTLLLKNAYVWGADGTITKSDIAISGSEIAWVGSEKQDWQADHVIDCTDKLAIPGFVNTHTHAAMTLFRSYADDMALMDWLQNKIWPAERKLTAEDVYWGSMLAIVEMIKTGTTTFADMYFFMPEVAQAAADSGIRAVLSRGMAGVAPTAEQALHESEVLFREWHNAAEGRITVMLGPHAPYTCPPAYLRRVVELAGRLKAEIHIHLSETAGEVETCLKEHGKTPIALMNELGVLDCGVLAAHCVHLTEEDIAIMARKKVRVAHNPGSNMKLASGIAPVHELLSAGICVGLGTDGAASNNNLDMLEEMRLAALLAKVRNNDPLAVPAATALDMATRRGAEALGLGGSIGVLAAGYKADITLLSLQGPHWHPRHDLVSLLVYAAQSGDVDTVMVNGRILLEKGNLTTIDEERVKYEAARRSMRLTR, from the coding sequence ATGGCGAAAACATTGTTACTGAAAAATGCCTATGTTTGGGGAGCAGACGGTACAATTACCAAGAGTGATATAGCCATTAGCGGTTCGGAAATTGCATGGGTGGGGTCAGAAAAACAAGATTGGCAAGCTGATCATGTTATCGACTGCACAGATAAATTGGCCATCCCTGGGTTTGTCAATACCCATACCCATGCGGCTATGACGCTTTTTCGCTCTTACGCTGATGATATGGCGCTCATGGACTGGCTGCAAAACAAGATCTGGCCGGCCGAAAGAAAGTTGACGGCTGAAGATGTATATTGGGGCAGCATGCTGGCTATTGTTGAAATGATAAAAACCGGGACGACAACTTTTGCCGATATGTATTTTTTTATGCCCGAAGTTGCCCAAGCCGCAGCTGACAGTGGTATACGGGCAGTTCTGTCACGGGGGATGGCAGGCGTTGCGCCCACCGCTGAGCAGGCCCTACACGAAAGTGAAGTGTTGTTCCGTGAATGGCATAACGCGGCCGAAGGCCGTATTACCGTTATGCTCGGCCCCCATGCTCCCTATACTTGTCCGCCTGCCTATTTGCGCCGGGTAGTTGAATTGGCCGGCCGACTGAAGGCCGAAATTCATATCCACTTATCCGAAACGGCAGGAGAAGTTGAAACCTGCCTGAAAGAACACGGTAAAACTCCTATTGCGTTAATGAACGAACTCGGAGTTTTAGATTGTGGTGTTTTGGCCGCGCACTGTGTGCATCTGACGGAAGAGGATATTGCGATTATGGCCCGCAAAAAGGTACGTGTTGCTCATAATCCGGGCAGTAATATGAAATTGGCCAGTGGTATTGCCCCGGTACATGAATTATTATCAGCCGGCATTTGCGTTGGCTTGGGAACCGATGGCGCTGCGAGCAATAATAACCTTGATATGCTGGAAGAAATGAGATTAGCGGCCCTCCTGGCCAAAGTAAGAAACAACGATCCGCTTGCCGTGCCAGCAGCAACCGCCTTGGACATGGCTACGCGTCGCGGCGCTGAGGCTCTCGGACTTGGCGGCAGTATTGGCGTACTGGCCGCCGGTTATAAAGCTGATATTACCTTACTGTCTCTTCAGGGACCGCATTGGCATCCGCGCCATGATCTTGTATCACTTTTGGTATATGCGGCTCAGTCCGGTGATGTGGATACAGTCATGGTAAATGGCCGCATTTTGCTGGAAAAAGGGAATCTGACCACCATCGACGAAGAAAGGGTAAAATATGAGGCAGCGCGGCGCAGTATGCGTCTGACTAGATAG
- a CDS encoding class II aldolase/adducin family protein: MAKLSNIRERIVTVGRTLLEKGLVAGTWGNISARLPDSELIAVTPSGRDYRTLKAEDVVIVSLDGMIVDGHLKPSSELPLHLAIYRARSDIGAIVHTHSIFASACAVARKAIPPIIEDLIQVTGGSVDVTEYALPGTEELALNAAKALNGKKALLLANHGVIGCGDSLEEAVTACELVEKAAQIYIYATQLGGAVVLDEKDVQIMHTFYKEHYRQRQKMI, translated from the coding sequence ATGGCAAAGCTATCAAATATTCGGGAGCGTATTGTTACCGTCGGTCGTACGCTTTTGGAAAAAGGGCTTGTGGCGGGAACATGGGGAAATATCAGTGCGCGGTTACCCGATTCCGAATTGATTGCTGTTACTCCCTCAGGACGGGACTACCGGACGTTAAAGGCGGAGGATGTTGTTATTGTATCATTAGATGGCATGATTGTTGACGGTCATCTTAAGCCTTCCTCCGAACTGCCGCTGCACCTTGCAATTTACCGCGCCCGTAGCGATATTGGGGCCATCGTGCATACCCATAGCATTTTTGCCAGTGCCTGTGCGGTAGCGCGTAAGGCTATTCCCCCTATTATCGAGGACCTTATTCAGGTAACAGGGGGAAGCGTTGATGTAACCGAATATGCTCTTCCTGGCACGGAGGAATTAGCACTTAACGCTGCTAAGGCTCTTAATGGCAAAAAAGCTCTTTTGTTGGCCAATCATGGCGTTATTGGCTGTGGTGATTCTCTGGAAGAAGCAGTTACGGCCTGTGAACTGGTAGAAAAGGCCGCACAGATTTATATCTACGCCACTCAATTAGGCGGTGCAGTCGTGCTTGACGAAAAGGATGTCCAGATAATGCATACCTTTTATAAAGAGCATTACCGCCAACGGCAAAAAATGATATGA